The following proteins are encoded in a genomic region of Necator americanus strain Aroian chromosome II, whole genome shotgun sequence:
- a CDS encoding hypothetical protein (NECATOR_CHRII.G4647.T1), which produces MIVPQAVQIRKTKAAGNPLEKAWQHVSPSGTSNNVMKRRTFRSECRRRFADNGSPNDRMLMPPGSIRQQCVLAPAGYAASHPATQSLSQPASQAASPVKPSPVQPQALLSLSPSPRNYIRVGGMRRSRR; this is translated from the exons ATGATTGTTCCACAGGCCGTGCAAATACGGAAAACAAAAGCAGCCGGCAATCCATTAGAGAAGGCTTGGCAGCATGTGAGCCCTTCCGGAACATCAAACAATGTCATGAAACGTCGCA CATTTCGATCCGAATGCCGAAGACGATTCGCGGATAATGGCTCACCGAATGACCGCATGCTAATGCCGCCCGGCTCCATACGACAACAATGTGTCCTAGCCCCAGCCGGCTATGCGGCCAGCCATCCAGCCACCCAGTCACTCAGTCAGCCAGCCAGCCAGGCAGCCAGCCCAGTCAAGCCCAGCCCAGTCCAGCCACAAGCACTCCTCTCACTCTCGCCTTCTCCTCGTAACTACATCCGCGTCGGAGGTATGAGACGAAGCAGACGGTGA